The following proteins are co-located in the Syngnathus scovelli strain Florida chromosome 21, RoL_Ssco_1.2, whole genome shotgun sequence genome:
- the LOC125991204 gene encoding gamma-crystallin M2-like, whose product MGKIIFYEGRDFQGPQWECGGDCADTLRHLGRCNSIRSSGGHWVLYEKANFAGYQYVLGPGDYPDFGSWMGFNDRIRSCQMFPPYRGSYKLKLFPRPDLSGRATEVTDDCPDVASRLRLSDVYSCDVAEGFWVLYEHPNYRGRQFVLRPGEYRACGDWGSQQPTVGSLRRIKTLKANE is encoded by the exons ATGGGCAAG ATCATCTTCTACGAAGGCCGCGACTTCCAGGGCCCGCAGTGGGAGTGCGGTGGCGACTGCGCCGACACCTTGCGCCACTTGGGCCGCTGCAACTCCATCCGGTCCAGCGGCGGTCACTGGGTGCTCTACGAAAAGGCCAACTTTGCCGGCTACCAGTACGTCCTGGGCCCCGGCGACTACCCCGACTTTGGCAGCTGGATGGGCTTCAATGACCGCATCCGCTCCTGCCAGATGTTCCCGCCG TACAGGGGCTCGTACAAGTTGAAGCTGTTCCCCCGTCCCGACCTGTCGGGCCGAGCCACGGAGGTGACGGACGACTGCCCCGACGTGGCCTCGCGCTTGCGCCTGAGCGACGTCTACTCGTGCGACGTGGCCGAGGGCTTCTGGGTCTTGTACGAGCACCCCAACTACAGGGGGCGCCAGTTCGTCCTGCGCCCCGGCGAGTACAGGGCCTGTGGCGACTGGGGCAGCCAGCAGCCGACGGTGGGCTCGCTACGTCGGATCAAAACCCTCAAGGCCAACGAGTAA
- the LOC125991205 gene encoding gamma-crystallin S-1-like, which translates to MSKIIFFEDRNFQGRHFECSGDCPEMQNHFSRCNSIRVENGCWVAYEKPNYAGYQYVLHKGDYPDYQRWAGFNDCIRSCRLVPPYNGSYRMKIFERSDFGGQNLELMEDCPDLNERFHTRDISSVNVMEGYWMLHEHPNYRGRQYFLRPGEYRRHSEWGGASPTVGSLRRVTQLN; encoded by the exons ATGAGCAAG ATCATCTTCTTTGAGGATCGCAACTTCCAGGGCCGCCACTTTGAGTGCAGCGGCGACTGCCCCGAGATGCAAAACCACTTCAGCCGCTGCAACTCCATCCGCGTTGAGAACGGCTGCTGGGTGGCTTACGAGAAGCCCAACTACGCCGGCTACCAGTACGTGCTCCACAAGGGCGACTACCCCGACTACCAGCGCTGGGCCGGATTCAACGACTGCATCCGTTCCTGCCGCCTGGTGCCGCCT TACAACGGCAGCTACCGGATGAAGATCTTTGAGCGCTCGGATTTTGGCGGGCAGAACCTGGAGCTGATGGAAGACTGCCCCGACCTGAACGAGCGCTTCCACACACGCGACATCTCCTCGGTCAACGTGATGGAGGGCTACTGGATGCTGCACGAGCACCCCAACTACAGGGGGCGCCAGTACTTCCTGCGCCCCGGCGAGTACCGCCGACACAGCGAGTGGGGCGGCGCCAGCCCCACCGTGGGCTCGCTCAGACGCGTCACCCAGCTCAACTGA